The nucleotide sequence ACAAGGAAATTAGTGATATGATCGGGTTGCAAAGGAACAATTCTATAAGTAAAAATTCTAATATAGGTTATATGAAAGGTCCGATTACTATGGCAAGTGCACCGGTTATTGGTTCAAATGATTCTAAAAGAGGGAAGATAAAGTTTCTTTGTAGTTCGGGAGGTAAAATTTTGCCTAGACCTAGTGATGGGAAATTGAGATATGCAGGAGGTGAGACACATATTTTTTCTATACAAAAAAATATGTTATTTGCTGAAATTGTTAAACGAACTAGTGAATTTTGTGATCAGTTACATACGATCAAATATCAGCTTCCTGGGGAGGATATTGATTCTCTTATATCTGTGGCTTCTGATGAGGATCTTCAGAATATGATTGAAGAATTTAATGGGGTTGAAAGTACAGATAATTCTTCACGGGTTAGGATATTTTTGGTTCCATTGACTGAATCTGAAAGTATGATTAGTAGTGAAGGTAGTGTTAATCTGCAGAACAATCCAGATTATCAATATGTAGCTGCTGTGAATGGAATAATTGATGATGGTTCAGTAAAAAACGACGATGCACAATTAATATCTAACTTGGAACAAAACCCGAGCTTGCCAATAAAACATTCTGTGTCTTTCATTCCTGTAGAAAACAATGTTGTTGAACCTCAAATATATGCCACGCCTTCTGATCCATCTCTTCTCGTTTCACCTGTTTTAGTGCCGCAAGATGATCCCAATAATGGTCATGCACAAGTGTACCAGGACCCACTTTCTAACAGTATCGAGATCCCAATACTCAAAGGCAGAGCGTTTCATTCTGAACTTCGCGTACTACTCCCTCCTGATCCCGTGAATCCTTATGTGGGGTCCAATGGGTCTCAATTGGATATACCACATGCTTTTTCTGACACACTACTCAACTCTGCTTTTGGTTCGCAAGACGGGTCAAATTTCTCTTCAACAACGAGCTTTGCACCACCACCGTTGCCTGCTCAGCTGGTATCTTCCATTTTGCAGGGGACATCTGTTGAACAACATGATAACAATCAACCACAAGTCCAATTTGAGATTCCAACTGTAAGTCCTTCAGTTTCGTGCACTCGAACCGAATTTCTACAAGATGTACATACGAATGCCAGGTCGCAAAATGTTGGGAATTTTGTTAAGACTACCTCAACTGCTCAAGACTACACCAATGAGCCTGCAAAGGTCAACCACAATCAGATACCTGTTTCTATAGCTGTTTCACAATTGCATGATCTGCAAGTTCCAAACTTGCTTCCTGCAGTAACTGCAACTAATCAGAAGCCTATGCAGAAGGCAGTGATGCATCCTCCTTTAAGCAATAACTCTGAGAATTATCCAGCTGATGTTGTTATTAACAGGCACACTGCTAGTAATCAGACCAATAACATGGGATTTTCAGGGTTGGTTTCAAACAACAAAAATGTATCTGATGCTGACAGGTCTTTGAATGATTTACTTTCTCACTTAACTGATGTGCCACTACCAAGTTCACATCAGAAGGAATTAAATGGCCATAAGCCTCTGGCAATTGGCTCCAGGGATGTTTCCCACAATGTTCCGTTGATGCAAGTTCCAACGACAGGTGCTGAAATATGAAGAGAAGTGAACTTAATTGATGAAAACGTTAATTACACGCAACAGAAAGTTGCTAACTTGGGTCATGAAGAACATCATAATAAGCTTTTGGGAAATGTGACTGATGATATAAGTCATTTACAGAGGTTAGGTGTACTCAACAGTGAAGCGCATCCCTCAAGTGCAAAAGAAGCTGAAGATCCTCTCTCAGATACTGGTATTGAGGTATGAAACTCTGTAATGGAATGTATAATATTTCGTTTCTTATCTTTTGGGATCCCGTGGCCCGAGGATTGGTCCCTATAAGGATTTATTAAAAAATTACATGCTGAAACTCGAAAGTTTAAAGTATGTAGAATTAAAGCACCAACTTACACAGGTCTCAtaatatgtattttatctcatttaTAGTCACTGGGGCTATTTTTGCACGTCCACTGCCAATACAAGCTTAACTGAATTTGGAATTATAAAAGAGAGGAACTTAGTCTTAATATGGGTGCTTCCCCCGCACTGCAGTTTTTGAGCTTCACCATATAATAATTTGGTCCATCTTGATTTAAACTATCCGAGTTCAGTTTTTGAAATGTTTTTTCTTACATTATGGGCAATTGATTTTGCGAGGGTTATTTCTGGCTTTAAATGTTGTTATTTTGGTGGTTAAGACAACTCATGGTAGTTAATTAGTGATGTAAAATGAAGACCTGTTACTTGCATACAATCACAAACTTTATAATTTAAGTATTCACACATGTAGCTAATGGCAACGAGTCTTTGGCATACTGTTCTAGACCTTAACGAAGAACTAAATTTGACCTAACTAAAGAACATCTAAGTGAACTACTTAGCAATATAAacattatctttttttttttttttcagtttcttGACTTTTTGAAGAAAATAGTTGACTTATTTGCTATACAGGATACTGCAATAGATAGTGGAAGTAAGGATGGCCCATTCAGTAATGCATTGATGCTGAAATGGAAGCCGATATGTATGGACTCCAGGTATATTACTatttatacatataatgttgtgagTACTTCTGCCAAACGTACCCAGA is from Rutidosis leptorrhynchoides isolate AG116_Rl617_1_P2 chromosome 10, CSIRO_AGI_Rlap_v1, whole genome shotgun sequence and encodes:
- the LOC139870132 gene encoding uncharacterized protein; the encoded protein is MASAPVIGSNDSKRGKIKFLCSSGGKILPRPSDGKLRYAGGETHIFSIQKNMLFAEIVKRTSEFCDQLHTIKYQLPGEDIDSLISVASDEDLQNMIEEFNGVESTDNSSRVRIFLVPLTESESMISSEGSVNLQNNPDYQYVAAVNGIIDDGSVKNDDAQLISNLEQNPSLPIKHSVSFIPVENNVVEPQIYATPSDPSLLVSPVLVPQDDPNNGHAQVYQDPLSNSIEIPILKGRAFHSELRVLLPPDPVNPYVGSNGSQLDIPHAFSDTLLNSAFGSQDGSNFSSTTSFAPPPLPAQLVSSILQGTSVEQHDNNQPQVQFEIPTVSPSVSCTRTEFLQDVHTNARSQNVGNFVKTTSTAQDYTNEPAKVNHNQIPVSIAVSQLHDLQVPNLLPAVTATNQKPMQKAVMHPPLSNNSENYPADVVINRHTASNQTNNMGFSGLVSNNKNVSDADRSLNDLLSHLTDVPLPSSHQKELNGHKPLAIGSRDVSHNVPLMQVPTTGAEI